In one Ananas comosus cultivar F153 linkage group 12, ASM154086v1, whole genome shotgun sequence genomic region, the following are encoded:
- the LOC109718750 gene encoding uncharacterized protein LOC109718750: protein MRAVKDPLTLHLQEPYGILQPASSPLAAYAAVLLLFLLVAAAVAGMCVSTTFARRNKRFSAKKHAAAADAAAAAADSNENESTLRKASEVQRIASAGWCMIKRIFVCSARTSRPKPVGCEASEEGARWELTVDEGAWDGYRGAAAAAAAAALPLWQRKILMGERCELPRFSGLILYDECGRPLQTSPRTGTIIPRQEKQAAAITTLKDLL from the exons ATGAGAGCTGTCAAAGACCCTCTCACCCTACACCTACAAGAACCCTACGGGATATTGCAGCCTGCATCATCACCGCTCGCAGCATATGCAGCAGTGCTGCTTCTCTTCCTGCTCGTCGCGGCAGCCGTCGCGGGCATGTGCGTGTCCACGACGTTCGCACGACGCAACAAGCGGTTCAGCGCCAAAAAAcacgccgcggcggcggatgcagcagcagcagcagcagattcGAATGAGAACGAGTCGACGCTGCGTAAGGCGTCGGAAGTGCAGCGGATCGCGTCGGCCGGCTGGTGCATGATCAAGAGAATCTTCGTCTGTTCCGCGCGTACTTCGAGGCCGAAGCCCGTCGGCTGCGAAGCGTCGGAAGAGGGCGCGAGATGGGAGCTGACGGTCGACGAAGGCGCGTGGGACGGATACcgaggggcggcggcggcggcggcggcggctgctctGCCGCTGTGGCAGCGCAAGATATTGATGGGGGAGAGGTGCGAGCTGCCGCGGTTCAGCGGCCTCATACTGTACGATGAGTGCGGCCGCCCGCTTCAAACCAGCCCCCGAACAGGAACGATCATTCCACGGCAG GAAAAGCAAGCAGCAGCTATTACTACTCTGAAGGACCTACTTTAG
- the LOC109718934 gene encoding probable inactive linolenate hydroperoxide lyase yields the protein MMITTASMALRPTLLLASTAASGGPPRAIPGSYGLPLLGPLKDRLDYFWFQGPDEFFRRRMAAHGSTVFRTNMPPTFPFFVGVDPRVVALLDCASFAALFDASLVDKRDVLIGPYTPSLAFTGGTRVAVYLDPSEPAHARVKSFCLDLLRRNARAWPSEFLRSLDAMLSAVESDMPSAGKPANFVLPLQKCIFSFLCRCMVGADPSADPTIAEFGFAMLDKWLALQLLPTQKVGVIPQPLEELLLHSFPFPFALVSGDYRKLYDFVDKHGGEVVRLAEAEYGLKKDEAINNILFVLGFNAFGGFSVFFPFLISSIGGDRSGLRAKLREEARRVLEAKELGFEAVREMELVRSAVYEVLRMKPPVPLQYGRARADFVLRSHDAAFQVAKGELLCGYQPAAMRDPRVFDDPDSFVPERFVGERGRALLQYLYWSNGPETGRPTTENKQCAAKDYVVDTACLLVAEMFRRYDDFQCDDGGLAFTKLDKATMAQVK from the coding sequence atgatGATAACTACGGCATCGATGGCCCTGCGACCGACTTTACTGTTAGCCTCCACGGCCGCCAGCGGGGGGCCGCCGCGGGCGATCCCGGGCAGCTACGGCCTTCCACTGCTGGGCCCTCTGAAGGACCGTCTGGACTACTTCTGGTTCCAAGGCCCCGACGAGTTCTTCCGCCGACGCATGGCCGCCCACGGCAGCACCGTCTTCCGCACCAACATGCCCCCGACCTTCCCCTTCTTCGTCGGCGTCGACCCCCGCGTCGTCGCCCTCCTCGACTGCGCCTCCTTCGCCGCGCTCTTCGACGCCTCCCTCGTCGACAAGCGCGACGTCCTCATCGGCCCCTACACCCCCAGCCTCGCCTTCACCGGCGGCACCCGCGTCGCCGTCTACCTCGACCCCTCCGAGCCCGCCCACGCCCGCGTCAAGTCCTTCTGCCtcgacctcctccgccgcaaCGCCCGCGCCTGGCCCTCCGAGTTCCTCCGCAGCCTCGACGCCATGCTCTCCGCCGTCGAGTCCGACATGCCCTCCGCAGGCAAGCCGGCCAACTTCGTCCTCCCCCTGCAGAAGTGCATATTCTCCTTCCTCTGCAGGTGCATGGTCGGCGCCGACCCGTCGGCCGACCCCACCATCGCGGAATTCGGCTTCGCCATGCTCGACAAGTGGCTGGCCCTGCAGCTCCTCCCCACCCAGAAGGTCGGGGTCATCCCCCAGCCGCTGGAGGAGCTGCTCCTCCactccttccccttccccttcgcCCTCGTCAGCGGCGACTACCGCAAGCTCTACGACTTCGTCGACAAGCACGGCGGAGAGGTCGTCCGGCTGGCCGAGGCCGAGTACGGCCTGAAAAAGGACGAGGCCATCAACAACATCCTCTTCGTCCTCGGCTTCAACGCCTTCGGGGGATTCTCCGTCTTCTTCCCTTTCCTGATCTCGTCGATCGGGGGCGACAGGTCGGGCCTGCGGGCGAAGCTGAGGGAGGAGGCGAGGCGCGTGCTGGAGGCGAAGGAGCTGGGGTTCGAGGCGGTGCGGGAGATGGAGCTGGTGCGGTCGGCCGTGTACGAGGTGCTGCGGATGAAGCCGCCGGTGCCGCTGCAGTACGGGCGGGCGCGGGCGGACTTCGTGCTGCGGTCGCACGACGCCGCCTTTCAGGTGGCCAAGGGGGAGCTGCTGTGCGGGTACCAGCCGGCGGCGATGCGGGACCCGCGGGTGTTCGACGACCCCGACTCGTTCGTGCCGGAGCGGTTCGTGGGGGAGCGGGGGAGAGCCCTGCTGCAGTATCTGTATTGGTCCAACGGGCCGGAGACCGGGCGCCCCACCACGGAGAACAAGCAGTGCGCGGCCAAGGACTACGTGGTGGACACGGCGTGCCTGCTGGTGGCGGAGATGTTCAGGCGCTACGATGACTTCCAGTGCGATGACGGCGGGCTGGCATTCACCAAGCTCGACAAAGCTACCATGGCGCAAGTTAAGTGA